A genome region from Nitrospira sp. includes the following:
- the rpoC gene encoding DNA-directed RNA polymerase subunit beta', with translation MRIRIASPEKIRSWSYGEVKKPETINYRSFKPEKDGLFCAKIFGPIKDWECNCGKYKRMKHRGIVCDKCGVEVIQSKVRRERMGHIELAAPVAHIWFLKGVPSRIGTLLDMSLKQLEKILYFESYVMVDPGSTSMSEQELVSEEQLRSLQSEYGSGAFKVGIGAEAIRELLRKVDINTQWDELHVKAKASASAALKKKYAKRLKVLEAFRRSGNKPEWMIMDVIPVLPPELRPLVPLDGGRFATSDLNDLYRRVINRNNRLKRLIELKAPGVIIRNEMRMLQEAVDALFDNGRRGRAIRGPNKRPLKSLSDMLKGKQGRFRQNLLGKRVDYSGRTVIVVGPELRLHQCGLPKKMALELFKPFIFHKLEERGAATTIKSAKRLVEKERPEVWDVLDEVIREHPVLLNRAPTLHRLGIQAFDPVLVEGKAIRLHPLVCAAFNADFDGDQMAVHVPLSVEAQVEARVLMMSINNILSPANGKPIAVPSQDMVLGCYWLTKERVGAKGEGKLFGSPEEARIAYDAGALDEHARIKVRVNGAMVQTTAGRVILAEILPPMMPFADANKLMTKKEMSKLIDAVYRQAGHRETVTFLDKIKDLGFHYATRAGMSICIDNMHIPSRKEDLIGKAQHEVNEIEKQYSEGLITNGERYNKVIDIWAHVTEQVANEMMKELGAGGDPAKIESFNPIFMMADSGARGSSQQIRQLGGMRGLMAKPSGEIIETPITANFREGLTVLQYFISTHGARKGLADTALKTANSGYLTRRLVDIAQDVIVTEEDCGTTDGILVSALLEGGEIIQPLEERLLGRLAGEDIRDPVTGEIIVSFNEEIDEEQAKAVVEAGVDRVKIRSVLTCQSARGVCRLCYGRDLSRGRLVEKGEPVGVIAAQSIGEPGTQLTMRTFHIGGTASKVVEQTVLEAKHAGHLKYMSLDAKKNADVHNAGIAVRNKEGEWVVMNRNAKIAIVDDSGREREKYPVVYGAKIKVKDGDRVEVAQKLVEWDPYSLTILTETGGKVAYGDILEGVTMKEEFDEVTGLSRKVIIEQSGATLRPRVSIKDDSGKTAKVSGSGGAPVARYLLPVGAHIFVEKGAMVHPGDVLAKIPRETTKTKDITGGLPRVAELFEARKPKEQAVISEIDGEVSYGGFVKGMRKVLVDNKMGDVKEYFIPKGKHVNVHEGDWVRAGEPLMDGSANPHDILDVLGPKELQKYLVDEVQDVYRLQGVSINDKHIEIIVRQMLRKVRIEDPGDTSFLPGSQVSKGLFDVENQRVLEKDGKPALGKPVLLGITKAALTTDSFISAASFQETTRVLTEAAINGREDNLLGLKENVIVGRLIPAGSGFEEYRETFVASAKAPGELSGGQPLPVAVGQSAGGSADTPTENNG, from the coding sequence ATGCGGATTCGCATTGCGTCGCCCGAAAAAATCCGGTCGTGGTCTTATGGTGAAGTCAAGAAGCCCGAGACGATCAACTATCGATCGTTCAAGCCTGAGAAGGACGGGTTGTTCTGCGCAAAAATTTTCGGGCCGATTAAGGACTGGGAGTGCAATTGCGGCAAATATAAGCGGATGAAGCACCGCGGCATCGTCTGCGACAAGTGTGGCGTGGAAGTCATCCAGTCTAAGGTCCGCCGTGAACGGATGGGCCATATCGAGCTGGCGGCGCCGGTCGCGCACATCTGGTTCCTGAAAGGCGTGCCGAGCCGGATCGGCACGTTGCTCGACATGAGCCTCAAGCAGCTCGAAAAGATTTTGTATTTCGAGAGTTACGTCATGGTCGATCCCGGCTCGACCAGCATGAGCGAGCAAGAGTTGGTCTCGGAGGAGCAACTACGGTCATTGCAGTCGGAGTATGGAAGCGGCGCGTTCAAGGTCGGCATTGGCGCTGAGGCGATCCGTGAACTTCTCCGGAAGGTGGATATCAATACGCAGTGGGACGAATTGCATGTGAAGGCGAAGGCTTCGGCTTCCGCCGCGCTCAAGAAAAAGTATGCCAAGCGTTTGAAGGTCTTGGAAGCGTTCCGCCGCTCCGGGAATAAGCCGGAATGGATGATTATGGACGTCATCCCGGTGCTGCCGCCTGAATTGCGCCCGCTCGTCCCGCTGGACGGAGGCCGCTTTGCGACGTCAGACCTCAACGATCTCTACCGGCGTGTGATCAACCGGAACAATCGCTTGAAGCGCTTGATCGAGCTGAAGGCCCCTGGCGTCATCATTCGTAACGAAATGCGGATGTTGCAAGAGGCGGTGGACGCGCTGTTTGATAACGGCCGTCGGGGCCGGGCGATTCGTGGGCCAAACAAGCGCCCACTGAAGTCGTTGAGCGACATGCTCAAGGGTAAACAGGGTCGATTCCGGCAAAACCTGTTGGGGAAACGTGTGGACTACTCAGGCCGAACCGTTATCGTCGTCGGCCCGGAGTTGCGTTTGCACCAGTGTGGTTTGCCCAAGAAAATGGCCCTGGAATTGTTCAAGCCGTTTATCTTCCACAAGTTGGAAGAGCGTGGCGCGGCCACGACCATCAAGAGTGCCAAACGGTTGGTCGAAAAAGAGCGCCCGGAAGTGTGGGACGTGCTCGATGAGGTCATCAGGGAGCACCCGGTGTTGCTCAATCGCGCCCCGACCCTGCACCGACTGGGTATTCAGGCTTTTGATCCGGTCCTGGTCGAAGGTAAAGCGATCCGGCTTCATCCGCTCGTCTGCGCGGCGTTCAACGCCGACTTCGACGGAGACCAAATGGCGGTCCACGTGCCGTTGTCCGTGGAGGCACAGGTCGAAGCGCGTGTGCTGATGATGTCGATCAACAACATTCTGTCTCCGGCTAACGGGAAACCGATTGCCGTTCCTTCTCAGGACATGGTGCTGGGTTGTTACTGGTTGACCAAGGAGCGGGTCGGCGCGAAGGGTGAAGGTAAGTTGTTCGGCTCACCCGAAGAGGCACGCATTGCGTATGATGCGGGCGCCCTGGACGAGCACGCCCGGATTAAGGTTCGAGTCAACGGCGCGATGGTCCAGACCACTGCGGGTCGCGTCATCCTGGCAGAAATTCTGCCTCCGATGATGCCGTTCGCCGACGCCAATAAGCTGATGACCAAGAAGGAAATGTCGAAACTCATCGACGCGGTCTATCGGCAAGCGGGACATCGCGAGACGGTCACCTTCCTGGATAAGATCAAGGATCTCGGCTTCCACTACGCAACCCGAGCCGGGATGTCCATTTGTATCGATAACATGCATATTCCGTCTCGTAAGGAAGACCTGATCGGGAAGGCTCAGCATGAAGTCAATGAAATCGAAAAGCAGTATTCCGAGGGTTTGATCACCAACGGTGAGCGATACAACAAGGTCATCGACATTTGGGCGCACGTTACCGAGCAGGTCGCCAATGAAATGATGAAGGAGTTGGGCGCCGGAGGCGATCCTGCGAAGATCGAGTCCTTCAATCCGATCTTCATGATGGCCGACTCGGGTGCGAGAGGTAGTTCGCAGCAGATTCGTCAGCTCGGCGGTATGCGCGGATTGATGGCGAAGCCTTCCGGTGAAATCATCGAGACTCCGATCACGGCCAATTTCCGTGAAGGGCTGACGGTGTTGCAATATTTCATCTCGACGCACGGCGCGCGAAAAGGTCTGGCCGACACCGCGCTGAAAACGGCCAACTCTGGCTATCTGACGCGTCGATTAGTTGACATCGCTCAGGACGTCATCGTGACCGAAGAAGATTGCGGCACGACGGACGGGATTTTGGTCAGTGCACTGCTGGAGGGCGGAGAAATCATTCAGCCATTGGAAGAGCGTCTCCTTGGACGTCTCGCCGGCGAAGACATCCGCGATCCAGTCACGGGCGAGATCATTGTTTCTTTCAACGAAGAAATCGACGAAGAGCAGGCGAAGGCTGTGGTAGAGGCCGGTGTTGATCGGGTCAAGATTCGATCAGTGCTCACTTGCCAGTCAGCTCGTGGCGTGTGTCGGCTTTGTTATGGGCGTGATCTGTCGCGTGGACGATTGGTTGAAAAGGGCGAGCCCGTCGGCGTCATCGCCGCACAATCCATCGGTGAGCCTGGCACTCAGTTGACGATGCGTACCTTCCATATCGGTGGTACGGCCAGTAAAGTGGTCGAACAGACGGTGTTGGAGGCCAAGCACGCGGGGCATCTGAAATACATGAGCTTGGATGCGAAGAAAAATGCCGATGTGCATAATGCCGGCATTGCGGTTCGGAACAAAGAGGGCGAGTGGGTTGTTATGAACCGCAACGCAAAAATCGCTATCGTCGACGACAGCGGTCGGGAACGTGAGAAGTATCCCGTTGTCTATGGCGCCAAAATCAAGGTGAAGGACGGCGATCGAGTTGAGGTTGCTCAGAAGTTGGTCGAGTGGGATCCCTATTCGTTAACCATCCTGACGGAGACGGGCGGAAAGGTTGCCTACGGCGACATTCTGGAAGGCGTCACCATGAAGGAAGAGTTCGACGAAGTGACCGGACTGTCACGCAAGGTGATCATCGAGCAGAGCGGGGCCACGCTTCGACCGCGCGTATCGATCAAGGATGATAGTGGAAAGACGGCCAAAGTTTCTGGGTCTGGCGGCGCGCCGGTTGCCCGATATCTTTTGCCGGTCGGGGCTCACATTTTCGTTGAGAAGGGTGCCATGGTGCATCCCGGTGACGTTCTAGCCAAGATTCCGCGTGAAACGACCAAGACCAAAGACATCACTGGAGGTCTCCCGCGGGTTGCTGAACTGTTCGAGGCCCGCAAGCCTAAGGAGCAGGCGGTAATCAGTGAGATCGACGGAGAAGTGTCGTATGGCGGGTTTGTGAAGGGTATGCGCAAGGTCCTGGTCGACAATAAAATGGGCGATGTCAAAGAGTATTTCATCCCCAAGGGGAAGCACGTCAACGTGCACGAGGGGGACTGGGTTCGGGCCGGTGAGCCCCTCATGGACGGTTCTGCCAACCCTCACGACATCCTGGATGTATTGGGGCCGAAGGAGCTGCAGAAATACCTGGTCGACGAAGTGCAAGACGTCTATCGCTTGCAGGGTGTGTCGATCAACGACAAACATATCGAGATCATTGTTCGGCAAATGCTGCGGAAGGTCAGGATTGAGGATCCAGGAGATACATCCTTCTTGCCTGGTAGCCAGGTAAGCAAGGGCCTTTTCGATGTGGAGAACCAGCGGGTGCTCGAGAAGGACGGGAAACCAGCACTCGGAAAGCCGGTCCTGCTGGGCATCACCAAGGCTGCGTTGACCACGGATAGCTTCATCTCTGCCGCGTCGTTCCAGGAGACGACCCGTGTATTGACTGAAGCTGCCATCAATGGACGCGAGGACAACCTCCTCGGGTTGAAGGAAAACGTGATCGTGGGACGACTCATTCCTGCCGGTAGTGGCTTTGAAGAGTATCGGGAGACCTTTGTGGCCAGTGCCAAGGCTCCTGGTGAGCTATCGGGAGGACAGCCGTTACCGGTGGCCGTTGGTCAGTCTGCGGGTGGTTCAGCAGATACGCCAACCGAAAATAATGGATGA
- the rpsL gene encoding 30S ribosomal protein S12 translates to MPTINQLVRKGRTLVKSKTKSPALKRCPQKRGVCLRVYTTTPKKPNSALRKVARVRLTNGMEVTTYIPGVGHNLQEHSIVLVRGGRVKDLPGVRYHIVRGSLDAVGVADRKQARSKYGAKRPK, encoded by the coding sequence ATGCCAACGATTAATCAGCTGGTTCGAAAAGGCAGGACGCTCGTTAAGTCAAAGACGAAGAGTCCTGCGCTCAAGCGCTGTCCTCAGAAGCGCGGTGTCTGTCTTCGTGTCTACACCACGACCCCGAAAAAGCCGAACTCGGCGCTACGAAAAGTGGCTCGTGTTCGTTTGACGAATGGGATGGAGGTTACGACCTATATCCCGGGTGTGGGGCACAATCTTCAGGAGCACTCGATTGTGTTGGTTCGTGGCGGTCGCGTGAAGGACTTGCCTGGTGTGCGTTATCACATCGTTCGTGGTTCCCTCGACGCCGTTGGCGTCGCCGATCGGAAGCAGGCGCGTTCAAAGTATGGAGCGAAGCGTCCCAAGTAG
- the rpsG gene encoding 30S ribosomal protein S7 encodes MPRGQFFGHREAQPDSKYRDKLVGKFLNVLMGGGKKSTAERICYGAFDVIQEKTNGGDPMKVFKSAIDNVKPVVEVKSRRVGGASYQVPVEIRPSRRVSLALRWITEYSRSRGGKSMRDRLAAELLDASNNTGASVKKREDVHRMAEANKAFAHYRW; translated from the coding sequence ATGCCACGCGGACAATTTTTTGGTCACCGAGAAGCGCAGCCAGATTCGAAATATCGTGACAAGCTCGTTGGGAAGTTCCTGAACGTCCTGATGGGTGGTGGGAAAAAGAGTACGGCTGAGCGGATCTGCTACGGGGCCTTTGATGTGATTCAGGAGAAGACTAACGGCGGCGATCCGATGAAGGTCTTCAAGTCGGCCATCGATAATGTGAAGCCGGTGGTGGAGGTGAAGTCTCGTCGGGTTGGTGGGGCTTCGTATCAGGTTCCTGTCGAGATACGTCCCTCTCGTCGAGTGTCGTTGGCTTTGCGGTGGATCACGGAGTATTCCCGGTCTCGTGGTGGGAAGAGTATGCGGGATAGGCTTGCGGCTGAATTGTTGGATGCCTCCAATAATACTGGCGCTTCGGTAAAGAAGCGCGAAGACGTTCATCGAATGGCTGAGGCTAATAAAGCTTTCGCCCATTATCGTTGGTAG